The genomic region TTGGATGTTGATATCCATAATGCTCATAATCAAAATGCTATTTTAAATAGCGAATTGACGTACTGGTTGTTTTGTTCAGTTTTCAAGGTTCAAAGTTAGTTACCTTTCAAAGCAACTTAATTATTGTATCAAGTTATCAACTGAAAGTCAATAACTTTTTCAGTTTGTTTTGTGCGCCGTTTAAAGCGACAGATAATAATATATCATGCTTAGCAAATTGTTTCAATAACTAATTTACAAAACGTCGTTGCTTTAAATGCAACATATTTAAATATAACACGATAATCCAAAAAAATCAAGGTTAAGTTCAAGAAATTATTAGGTTTTATTCAACATACAAGTTTTATTATTTGCTATCACTTTTCTATCATAAACAGCTAAAACCAAGTAACAACTTGATGAATTAAATGCCTTTTTTCAACGGCAGAAATAAATATACCATGTGTATAATATTTTATCAATACATTTAAACAGTCCACTTTTTACCATCTATTTGACCGGAGCCTATATCAAGAAGCGAAACTTTAATTTTCGGAGGGTTCTCACTTCCATGAGTGGGGGGCTCTCGTCGAACTTGTCGGGAACGTAATAAAAAAATCCTCAGATCATAATTCTGAGGATTTCTTTAAAGTTTAAAAATTAACTTCACCTTTCCAGTTCAGCATGCCACCTGTCATATTTCGTACTTTATATCCTTGTTCCTGTAAATATTGAGATGCATTGTAGCTTCTTCGGCCTGAACGGCATACAAGCACATATTCTTCATTTTTATCTAACTGATCAAGTGATTCAGGTATCTGCTGCAGAGGGATATGTTTTGCTCCTTCAATCATTCCCTGCTGAACTTCTTCATCTTCTCTTACATCGATAACCGTGTAATTGTCTGTATGTAGGGTTTCCTCTATTTCCTCAGGGGTGATCTCTTTTATTTCTTCAGCCATTTTTTAATCCTCCTTTTAGAAAGTCAAAAGGAAAAGGATAGAGAGTAGAAACCTATCCTTTTCTTATTTTATTAATTCGCCACGATGTTGACCAATTTCCCTGGTACGGCAATAACCTTTCGAACCGTTTTTCCTTCGATCCATTCCTGAACCCGTTCATTCTCAAGCGCCAGTTTTTCCATATCTTCTTTCGATGCATCTTTCGGTATCATCATTTTTGCTCTTACTTTCCCCATTACCTGAACAGGGATTTCCACTTCATTTTCTACAAGCTGGGATTCATCATATTGTGGCCATGGTTCATACCTTCTTTTTACTCAAGCTATGTCCACTCTCACTTAATTGTCTGATCTCTGACAACACCTCGGAAGAAGTCATATTCACATCCATTCTCCTTACCTCCTTTCACGGGATTTAACTATATCATTAACCATAATTTGTAATTTATTCATATTCCATGATTTAATATAAAAAATTGCTCTGAATAATCAGAGCAATTTTTTTGTTTACAAAAGGGTCAAAACACTAAAAAAGTGCATCACACTACCGGCAATAACAAAAAGATGCCATACTGCATGATGATATTTGAATCCTCTCCAAACGTAGAAAACAGACCCTAATGTATATAGTAGTCCACCTATAACTAAGAAGCTTAAACCATTTGAATCCAGATTATCCATTAGTGGTCTCCAGGCCAAAACAATAAGCCAGCCCATTAAAACGTATAACCCCGTTGATGTGAATAAAAATCTTTTGACGAAAAAGGATTTAAAGACGGTTCCGCCAATGGCCATTCCCCACACAATTCCAAAGATTGTCCATCCCAGCCAGCCGGGAACTGCTGTAAACATATATGGAGTGTAAGTCCCTGCAATAAAAATGTAGATGGATGAGTGATCAAAGATTTCAAAAAGATCTTTAACCTTAGTGCCTTCTGGAAATGCATGCAATAGAGTTGAGGATGTATACATAAGAAGCATTGTAGATCCAAATATAGTAAAACTTACGACATGCCAGACGGATCCATACATTGAAGAATAGACAATCAATAATACTAATGCCACCACACTAAAAAGAATCCCTATAGCATGTGTAATTGAGTTTGCAGCTTCCTCGCCTTTACTGAACGTGTGTGTGCCTGCCAATATAAACGCTCCTTTTTATGTGGTTACCTGAGAGATTTGAGATTTGAACTTAATAAAAAATCCTCAGAATCAGTAATGATATCTGAGGATTTATATAAATTGCCCAGCAGCGTCCTACTCTCGCAGGGGAAGAACCCCAACTACCATCGGCGCTGGAGAGCTTAACTACTGTGTTCGGAATGGGAACAGGTGTGACCTCTCCGCCATCGCCACTGGACTTTGGCATGGTCGTTCTGTGTGGCTCATAGGACATAAGCGCTCTTAGCAGAACTTCCTTATCATTATTCATTTTAGGTGACTAGCACCTTCAAAACTAGATAAGAAAGGCAATCATGTGAGCATACATTGGACTTGTGGGTCCGTCTGCGCTTTTTCTTGTGTCCAGCTCCTGCTTGAACAGTCGCCTACGATTTTCTTATGTCCAGCTCCGGCTCGCATAAGCTCGCCTACGATTTTCTTATAAGTTAAGTCCTCGATTGATTAGTATCCGTCAGCTACACGTGTCACCACGCTTCCACCTCGGACCTATCTACCTCATCGTCTCTGAGGAATCTTACTCATTTAAAATGATGGGAAATCTCATCTTGAGGGGGGCTTCATGCTTAGATGCTTTCAGCACTTATCCCTTCCACACGTAGCTACCCAGCCGTGCTCCTGGCGGAACAACTGGTACACCAGCGGTGTGTCCATCCCGGTCCTCTCGTACTAAGGACAGCTCCTCTCAAATTTCCAACGCCCACGACGGATAGGGACCGAACTGTCTCACGACGTTCTGAACCCAGCTCGCGTACCGCTTTAATGGGCGAACAGCCCAACCCTTGGGACCGACTACA from Virgibacillus sp. MSP4-1 harbors:
- a CDS encoding rhodanese-like domain-containing protein, whose translation is MAEEIKEITPEEIEETLHTDNYTVIDVREDEEVQQGMIEGAKHIPLQQIPESLDQLDKNEEYVLVCRSGRRSYNASQYLQEQGYKVRNMTGGMLNWKGEVNF
- a CDS encoding hemolysin III family protein, with product MAGTHTFSKGEEAANSITHAIGILFSVVALVLLIVYSSMYGSVWHVVSFTIFGSTMLLMYTSSTLLHAFPEGTKVKDLFEIFDHSSIYIFIAGTYTPYMFTAVPGWLGWTIFGIVWGMAIGGTVFKSFFVKRFLFTSTGLYVLMGWLIVLAWRPLMDNLDSNGLSFLVIGGLLYTLGSVFYVWRGFKYHHAVWHLFVIAGSVMHFFSVLTLL